Genomic segment of Paenibacillus polymyxa:
GGGGCTTTTTGTATGCCGTTTTTTCCAACTATGCAGTGGTGATGCAGCCAACTGCAGCTATATATGTATTCCATCCTTCGACCTATCAGCGGGAGTTCGAGGATGCGATGAACGCAGCTGGCATCGTCGTCCGGACACAGTGTGTCTGGGTTAAGAATGCGGCTACCTTCGGCTGGGCACAGTACCGTTTCAAACATGAGCCTGTCTTTTATGCTCATATGAAGGGCAAATCTCCTGCTTGGTACGGCGATCGGACACAGACAACAGTATGGAAGGCTGGCCTGCCTGTTGAGGACCCGCTCCCCGAGACAGTATGGGAGGTTTCGAGGGGCGATGTGAACAAGTACGTTCATCCCACTCAGAAGCCTCTTGACTTGTTAGCCATCCCATTCAAAAATAGCAGCCAGCGCGGTGACGAGATCGTTGATTTCTTCGGCGGCAGTGGCTCCACGCTTATGACCTGTGAGCAGATGGACCGGACATGCCGAACATTGGAACTAGATCCGATCTTCTGCGATGTGATCAAAAAACGATTCATGGAGAGCACTGGTATTGAGCCAGTCCTGTTGCATCGAGCTGAACCCGAAGCATAGTGAATTTCAATTAGATAGGCTTCAAAGTGAACTTACTAAGCGATTAACTGAACTGATTGACCTTACTGAAAAGTATGAAAAATATGCCGTCTCTGAGAAAGAAAATGAATAGTGAAGGACGAGCCGTGAACACGTTTAATAATACTGTTAGTCAATACATAAATATGTATTTATTAAACATCAATATGATTTTATTGTAAAAGAAATTAGAAAGATGGAATCTTTTAGTAGTATGAAGAGGTAGTTTAATATACAAATATAGGAGGAAAAAGCTTTGAAGAAAAAACATTTTATTGTACCGGCCCTGGCTCTGGGTCTAATAGGGGGAGCTATTGCAGTACCCAATGCGATTTTTGCAGATTCAGATGTTGCTGTAACTGATTCTGCAACATCGACTGCGGTGACTCAAGATGCTGGTAAAACAACTACTGGTGACCATGTAGTAACGCCTCAAAGAGCAAGAGATGTTTTTGATGACACGTTCGACAGAAAGGACCCAGTATCACGCTTTGTATTAGACCCTGGATACGGGCATCTTAAAATTTCTGCGAAAAACACAGGTGATTCAACCATTACTTTTAGTGTGGTGCATACAGACAGCAATAAATTATATGTTACTAAGACTATAGGCGCTCATAGCAGTTTGAACTGGGATAGTTTAAATTCTTTTTCGTCAGGTCTGCGTTCAGGAAATTATGAAATTCAATGGAGAGCTGGCGGCGATATTGTGCACGTCTCAGCATATGGTGTGTCAGGTCAATACCCAAGCGATATTCAATAAGAAAAACGCGACAAGCGAAACAAAGAAAGCTCCAACCTTTTCCGGTTCGGGGCTTTCTTTGTTTTGTATCTCAAAAGAGCGTAGTTTAAATGAGTCCGGTATCTTTATATTTGTTGGGGTGGTGATTGTGTAGCATAGCCAGAGAACGAAGCGGTTCAGGACTTGGACCGTCTCATTGAATTGGATATTAAGCTTAAAAGGACGAATTTAGGTAGCATTCTTTGTGAAAAAATCACTTGAATTAACCCCCTGGGGGGGATACTATTATCCTAAACCAGTGTGGAGGTTAAAACTATGAGTGATCTTAATCAAGAACATCATCATGACCACGAGCATAAGTATCGCAAACAAATCGTGAACCGATTGGCACGAATCGAAGGTCATCTCAGGTCTGTTAAGGAGATGACAGAGAACGGGCGTGACTGTCCTGATGTTCTTCTGCAAATTGCAGCAGTTCAAAAGGCATTAGACAAAGCGGCGAAACTTTTACTCAAAGACCACTTGGAGAACTGTGTCGTGAAAGCAGTTCACCATGGGAATGAAGATAAAGTTATAGAGGATCTCAACAAGGCGCTCAACAATTATATTCGCTAAGGGCAAGGAGGACGGCTCTGTGCCTAAAGGACTTGAAATTAAAGACACAAGCGGTAAACAAAAAATAAAAATTGTATTGGCCTTGGGAATACCAGCGATGATTGAAAATCTTCTGCAGACTGTCGTTGGCTTCGTGGATACTCTATTCGTTTCTAAAATAGGTCTTTTAGAGCTTACCGCTGTTGGCGTAACTAATGCCATAATGGCTGTATATTTGGCAGTATTTTTAGCTATGGGTATCGGTACCTCTTCATTGATTGCGAAAAGTGTAGGTGCTGGAGATATTAGTAAGGCTAAAGCAATTGCAAAGCAATCGACGTTAATTGCTGCTATTTTAGGGATTATTTTTGGTCTGGTTACGTTTTTCTTTGCTAAACCAATATTGCAGATCATGGGGGCCGAGCCGGCTGTGCTAAGTAGCGGAATTGTTTACTTCCGCATTGTTGCTGTGCCCTCAATATTCATCTCTTTAATGACGATTTTTGGGAGTATATTAAGAGCAGCAGGTAATAC
This window contains:
- a CDS encoding metal-sensing transcriptional repressor: MSDLNQEHHHDHEHKYRKQIVNRLARIEGHLRSVKEMTENGRDCPDVLLQIAAVQKALDKAAKLLLKDHLENCVVKAVHHGNEDKVIEDLNKALNNYIR
- a CDS encoding DNA-methyltransferase encodes the protein MRFHVTGLGRPSTQESGADLAMSGFDLEEFEDLAAEFAVPQDETLDLPVTDDDFDVQRALDGIKEPETRRGDVWQLGRHRLVCGDATNPDDVALLMDGAKAALVVTDPPYNVAVESVSERLAADGRSSIMNDNMPAEDFGGFLYAVFSNYAVVMQPTAAIYVFHPSTYQREFEDAMNAAGIVVRTQCVWVKNAATFGWAQYRFKHEPVFYAHMKGKSPAWYGDRTQTTVWKAGLPVEDPLPETVWEVSRGDVNKYVHPTQKPLDLLAIPFKNSSQRGDEIVDFFGGSGSTLMTCEQMDRTCRTLELDPIFCDVIKKRFMESTGIEPVLLHRAEPEA